One window from the genome of Magnolia sinica isolate HGM2019 chromosome 4, MsV1, whole genome shotgun sequence encodes:
- the LOC131244098 gene encoding uncharacterized protein LOC131244098, protein MVNLASSLQGLWAIGDNFNAVVSVDERSGRRQPPTRSSEEFEEAIDKANLFDASFFGTRFTWCNNQAGVARSWARLDRVLINASLLVALPSFSIHHLQRECGAAHPMFNFLLKLKAVKRSLKCWNRDSFGNIFQQIKAAESMLCALESQLQFDSHQSSSPADYRASFEWTMTKLKELELKEEIYWKQKVRINWMDEGDHNTKMFHASVIEH, encoded by the exons ATGGTTAACCTTGCTTCCTCGTTACAAGGCTTATGGGCGATCGGTGACAACTTTAACGCTGTCGTTTCTGTTGATGAAAGAAGTGGTAGAAGGCAGCCACCCACTCGTAGTTCTGAGGAGTTTGAGGAGGCTATTGATAAGGCTAACCTCTTCGACGCGAGTTTCTTTGGCACCAGATTCACGTGGTGCAATAACCAAGCGGGCGTGGCTAGATCTTGGGCAAGACTAGATCGGGTTCTCATCAATGCCTCTCTTCTAGTAGCCCTTCCTTCCTTCTCAATTCATCACTTACAGCGG GAATGTGGTGCTGCCCACCCCATGTTCAATTTTCTGCTCAAGTTGAAGGCCGTGAAAAGATCCCTCAAGTGCTGGAATAGAGACAGCTTTGGCAACATTTTCCAACAAATCAAAGCGGCCGAATCCATGCTTTGCGCGCTCGAATCCCAACTGCAATTTGACTCTCATCAATCCTCCTCTCCTGCTGACTACCGGGCCTCCTTTGAGTGGACTATGACAAAGCTTAAGGAGCTTGAATTGAAAGAGGAAATTTATTGGAAACAAAAGGTTAGGATTAATTGGATGGATGAAGGAGACCACAACACAAAGATGTTCCACGCCTCCGTAATTGAACATTAG
- the LOC131244430 gene encoding sugar transport protein MST6-like yields MAGGGMVSHGEVKHYTGKVTSFVIFSCMVAALGGLIFGYDLGISGGVTSMNVFLKKFFPNVYHKMMSDTGAGENQYCKFDSQLLTLFTSSLYLAGLVASFVASATTRAFGRKISMLVGGITFLAGSIINGAAMNVAMLIIGRLLLGVGVGFANQSVPVYLSEMAPANLRGALNIAFQLAITIGILIANLINYGTNKIKGGYGWRVSLALAGVPAIMMTIGAMCLPDTPNSLIERGHRDKAKAMLERIRGTTEVEEEFQDLVEASEAARQVENPWANIVQKKYRPQLSMAILIPFFQQLTGINVIMFYAPVLFKTLGFGDDASLMSAVITGVVNMVATFVSVATVDKYGRRFLFLEGGTQMLICQVAIGAILGMKFGVSGTGTLTKADSNWVLAMICIYVAAFAWSWGPLGWLVPSEIFSLEIRSAGQAITVSVNLFFTFIIGQVFLAALCHLKFGLFFFFAGFVAIMTIFIYFFLPETKNVPIEEMNLVWKKHWFWGRYIPDDHFGGVQMHEKKAVV; encoded by the exons ATGGCTGGAGGGGGAATGGTTTCCCACGGTGAGGTGAAGCACTATACAGGGAAGGTGACGTCATTCGTCATCTTCTCCTGTATGGTGGCTGCTTTGGGCGGTCTCATCTTCGGATACGATCTCGGAATTTCAG GTGGTGTGACTTCCATGAATGTGTTCCTCAAGAAGTTCTTCCCGAACGTGTACCACAAGATGATGTCAGATACCGGTGCCGGTGAAAACCAGTACTGCAAATTCGACAGCCAGCTGCTGACCCTCTTCACCTCATCTCTATACCTTGCAGGGCTGGTCGCGTCCTTCGTCGCCTCCGCCACCACCCGAGCCTTCGGTAGGAAAATATCCATGCTGGTTGGTGGGATCACATTTCTAGCGGGGTCCATCATCAATGGCGCTGCCATGAATGTGGCTATGCTTATCATCGGTCGGCTCTTGCTCGGTGTCGGTGTAGGATTTGCTAACCAG TCAGTACCCGTCTATCTATCAGAAATGGCTCCGGCAAATCTCCGAGGGGCTCTCAACATTGCCTTCCAGCTCGCCATAACAATCGGCATCCTGATCGCGAATCTCATAAACTACGGGACCAACAAGATCAAGGGAGGATATGGGTGGAGGGTGTCATTGGCCTTGGCTGGAGTCCCTGCAATTATGATGACGATCGGAGCAATGTGCCTCCCGGACACACCCAACTCACTCATCGAGAGAGGCCACAGGGATAAGGCCAAGGCCATGCTCGAGAGGATCCGTGGCACAACTGAGGTTGAGGAAGAGTTCCAGGACCTTGTGGAGGCGAGCGAGGCGGCCCGGCAAGTCGAGAATCCATGGGCCAACATTGTTCAGAAGAAATACAGGCCGCAGCTTTCCATGGCCATCCTCATCCCCTTCTTCCAGCAGCTCACTGGCATCAACGTGATCATGTTCTACGCACCTGTGCTGTTCAAGACGTTGGGATTTGGTGATGATGCATCGCTCATGTCTGCCGTCATCACCGGTGTCGTTAACATGGTAGCCACGTTCGTGTCCGTGGCAACGGTGGACAAGTACGGGAGGAGGTTCTTGTTCCTTGAGGGAGGCACTCAGATGCTTATCTGCCAG GTGGCCATCGGAGCTATTCTGGGAATGAAATTCGGGGTATCTGGAACAGGAACCTTGACGAAAGCAGACTCCAATTGGGTCCTCGCCATGATCTGCATCTATGTGGCTGCCTTTGCCTGGTCGTGGGGACCATTGGGTTGGCTGGTGCCGAGTGAGATCTTCTCGCTTGAGATTCGGTCCGCTGGCCAGGCTATCACTGTCAGCGTCAACCTCTTCTTCACCTTCATCATCGGCCAGGTCTTCCTCGCGGCGCTTTGCCACCTCAAGTtcggcctcttcttcttcttcgcggGCTTCGTCGCCATCATGACAATCTTCATCTACTTCTTCTTGCCGGAGACCAAGAACGTCCCGATTGAGGAGATGAACTTGGTATGGAAGAAGCACTGGTTCTGGGGCAGGTACATCCCCGACGACCACTTCGGTGGGGTCCAGATGCACGAGAAGAAGGCCGTAGTTTGA
- the LOC131244429 gene encoding sugar transport protein MST6-like encodes MAGGGGFIAGNGPRTDYPGRMTMLVLVTCIIAASSGLIFGYDIGISGGVTSMDVFLKRFFPSVYRKMQENSHNENNYCKFDSQLLTTFTSSLYIAGLVASFAASWVTRAFGRKPSIVLGGLIFLIGAAINGAAMNVAMLISGRILLGIGIGFAIQAAPMYVSEMAHPKIRGALNICFQLAITIGILAANLVNYGTNKINGGYGWRVSLGLAAVPALIMTLGACFLPDTPNSLIERGHKEEAMAMLKKIRGTNDVGREFEDLVEASEASKQVKNPWRNILKRKYRPHLCMSILIPFFQQLTGINVIMFYAPVLFKTLGFGNDASLMSSVITGSVNVVATFVSIAAVDRCGRRFLFLEGGIQMLVSQVMIGVLLGIKFGFTGIASLSNAYAIGVVLLICIYVAAYAWSWGPLGWLVPSEIYPLEIRSAGLSINAAINLLMTFVIAQAFLSMLCHMKFFLFFFFAAFVLVMTLFVTFFIPETKNIPIEEMQKVWKEHWFWGRFIPNEGINFNINRLPVHNLNRSKDIVQT; translated from the exons ATGGCTGGAGGTGGAGGGTTCATTGCAGGCAATGGGCCACGGACGGACTACCCTGGAAGGATGACGATGCTTGTGCTAGTCACTTGCATCATCGCTGCTTCCAGCGGTCTTATCTTTGGCTATGATATTGGAATTTCAG gTGGGGTGACTTCTATGGACGTGTTTTTGAAGAGATTCTTTCCATCCGTCTACAGAAAGATGCAAGAAAATTCTCATAATGAGAACAACTACTGCAAATTCGACAGCCAACTTTTGACGACGTTTACTTCATCGCTGTACATTGCTGGGTTGGTGGCATCTTTCGCCGCTTCGTGGGTCACGCGAGCTTTTGGAAGGAAGCCGTCGATTGTCTTGGGTGGACTGATTTTCCTCATTGGAGCTGCCATCAATGGAGCTGCCATGAACGTCGCTATGCTTATTAGCGGACGGATATTACTCGGAATTGGCATTGGTTTTGCCATTCAA GCTGCACCAATGTACGTCTCAGAGATGGCCCATCCAAAGATAAGAGGAGCCCTTAACATATGTTTCCAATTAGCGATAACGATCGGGATTTTGGCAGCCAATCTTGTGAATTATGGGACAAACAAGATCAATGGCGGCTATGGATGGCGCGTATCGCTTGGCCTAGCAGCAGTTCCTGCCTTGATCATGACACTTGGGGCTTGTTTCCTACCCGACACTCCGAATTCTCTCATCGAGCGGGGCCACAAGGAGGAGGCTATGGCCATGCTGAAAAAGATCCGTGGCACGAATGATGTGGGCCGTGAGTTTGAGGATCTCGTTGAAGCCAGTGAGGCGTCCAAGCAAGTGAAGAACCCATGGAGGAACATCCTCAAGCGGAAGTATCGTCCGCACCTATGCATGTCCATCTTAATACCATTCTTCCAGCAGTTAACGGGCATCAACGTAATCATGTTCTATGCGCCGGTGCTCTTCAAGACATTGGGGTTTGGGAATGATGCTTCGCTCATGTCGTCGGTGATCACTGGATCAGTTAATGTGGTGGCAACATTCGTGTCGATCGCAGCGGTCGATCGGTGTGGACGGAGGTTTTTGTTCTTGGAGGGTGGAATTCAGATGTTAGTTTCACAG GTGATGATCGGCGTTCTCCTCGGAATCAAGTTCGGTTTCACTGGCATCGCATCCCTCTCCAATGCCTACGCCATTGGGGTTGTCCTGCTCATCTGTATCTATGTGGCAGCCTATGCGTGGtcgtggggcccactcgggtgGCTAGTCCCCAGTGAAATCTACCCATTAGAAATACGATCAGCAGGCCTGAGCATCAACGCAGCCATCAATCTCCTCATGACGTTCGTCATCGCGCAAGCCTTTCTCAGCATGCTATGCCACATGAAAttcttcctattcttcttctttgctgCCTTCGTCCTTGTCATGACGCTGTTCGTCACTTTTTTCATCCCCGAGACGAAGAACATCCCCATTGAAGAAATGCAGAAGGTGTGGAAGGAGCACTGGTTCTGGGGACGGTTCATCCCCAACGAGGGCATCAATTTTAACATTAATCGATTGCCCGTCCACAATCTGAACAGATCTAAAGATATTGTTCAGACATAA